One Pseudomonas entomophila genomic window carries:
- the truA gene encoding tRNA pseudouridine(38-40) synthase TruA, which yields MDIIDTAAAESAAEGYTRIALGVEYKGSRYRGWQRQASGVPSVQQALEQALSKVANEPISVVCAGRTDAGVHGCGQIVHFDTRAVRDERAWTLGTNFNLPHDISVVWSAPMPAHFHARFKATARRYRYVIYNDPIRPAHLAEEVTWNHRPLDVARMAEAAQYLLGTHDFSAFRASQCQAKSPIKHIHHLRVTRHGQMIVLDVRATAFLHHMVRNIAGVLMTIGAGERPVEWAREVLEGRNRREGGVTAHPYGLYLVQVEYPQEYVLPQRYIGPHFLTGYEALAD from the coding sequence TTGGATATCATCGACACCGCCGCCGCCGAATCGGCGGCCGAAGGCTACACCCGCATCGCCCTGGGCGTGGAATACAAGGGCTCGCGCTACCGCGGCTGGCAGCGCCAGGCCAGCGGCGTGCCCAGTGTTCAGCAGGCCCTGGAGCAAGCGCTGTCGAAGGTGGCCAACGAGCCGATCTCGGTGGTATGCGCGGGGCGCACCGATGCCGGCGTGCACGGTTGCGGGCAGATCGTGCACTTCGACACCCGCGCGGTGCGCGACGAGCGCGCCTGGACCCTGGGCACCAACTTCAACCTGCCCCACGACATCAGTGTGGTCTGGTCCGCGCCCATGCCGGCGCATTTTCATGCCCGCTTCAAGGCCACGGCACGGCGCTACCGCTATGTGATCTACAACGATCCGATCCGCCCGGCGCATCTGGCTGAGGAAGTAACCTGGAACCACCGGCCACTGGATGTGGCGCGCATGGCCGAAGCTGCGCAGTATTTGCTCGGCACCCATGACTTCAGCGCCTTCCGCGCCAGCCAGTGCCAGGCCAAGTCGCCGATCAAGCATATCCACCACCTGCGCGTCACTCGCCACGGCCAGATGATCGTGCTGGATGTGCGCGCCACCGCCTTCCTGCATCACATGGTGCGCAACATCGCCGGCGTGCTGATGACCATCGGTGCCGGCGAGCGGCCGGTGGAGTGGGCGCGCGAGGTGCTGGAGGGGCGAAACCGCCGGGAGGGCGGGGTGACGGCCCACCCGTACGGCCTGTACCTGGTCCAGGTGGAGTACCCGCAAGAGTACGTGTTGCCGCAGCGTTACATCGGCCCACACTTTCTTACCGGCTACGAGGCCCTGGCAGACTGA
- a CDS encoding phosphoribosylanthranilate isomerase gives MSNVRSKICGITRLEDALAAVEAGADAIGFVFYAKSPRAVDVRQARAIISQLPPFVTTVGLFVNASRCELNEILEVVPLDLLQFHGDETPADCEGYHRPWIKALRVRPGDDLQAACKHYAGASGILLDAYVPGVPGGTGESFDWSLIPQHLSKPIILAGGLSADNVAEAIRQVRPYAVDVSGGVELQKGIKDAAKINAFMRAVKQA, from the coding sequence ATGAGCAACGTGCGCAGCAAGATCTGCGGGATTACCCGCTTAGAGGACGCCCTGGCGGCCGTCGAGGCCGGTGCCGATGCCATCGGCTTCGTCTTCTATGCGAAGAGCCCGCGCGCGGTGGATGTGCGCCAGGCCCGGGCAATCATCTCGCAGCTGCCACCGTTCGTGACCACCGTGGGGCTGTTCGTCAATGCCAGCCGTTGCGAGCTCAACGAGATCCTCGAAGTGGTTCCGCTGGACCTGCTACAGTTCCACGGCGATGAAACCCCGGCCGACTGCGAGGGGTATCACCGGCCCTGGATCAAGGCCCTGCGCGTGCGCCCTGGTGACGATCTGCAGGCCGCCTGCAAACACTACGCTGGTGCCAGCGGCATCCTGCTGGACGCCTATGTACCGGGCGTGCCGGGAGGAACCGGAGAGTCCTTCGACTGGTCTTTGATTCCGCAGCACCTGAGCAAACCGATCATCCTTGCCGGTGGCCTGTCGGCCGACAACGTCGCCGAGGCCATCCGCCAGGTACGCCCGTATGCGGTGGATGTCAGCGGCGGTGTCGAGCTGCAGAAGGGCATCAAGGACGCCGCGAAGATCAACGCCTTCATGCGCGCGGTGAAACAGGCGTGA